The Thomasclavelia ramosa DSM 1402 genome includes a region encoding these proteins:
- a CDS encoding PTS transporter subunit IIABC, translating to MKTRVFGILQRIGRSFMLPIAVLPIAGLFLGIGSSLTNETTISSLHLEGVLGNGTFLHDFLIILTKVGSGLFNNLPLIFAAAVALGMAKKAKEVAVLSSIIAFFVMHTTISGMLSLNGSILDNQIINPDVLDGTITAVCGIMSLEMGVFGGIIVGLGVSYIHNRFYQIELPRALSFFEGERFIPIISTITFLFVGIVMFYVWPFFQNGIYELGKLISTSGYFGTFVYGVIKRLLVPFGLHHVFYLPFWQTAIGGSMVVNGAVIYGGQNIFFAQLADPNIVHFSSEATKYFTGEFIFMIFGLPGAALAMYQTAKPENKKAIGSLLFSAALTSILTGITEPIEFTFLFAAPLLFGVQVILAGSAYMVAHIFNIAVGLTFSGGLFDFIVFGVLQGNSKTSWVLLIPIGIIYFMLYYFSFKYLIKKFDLKTPGREIDNMKLSIFKNPKASHRKLLNKGIEIDKQSQLIVRGLGGRDNFTDLDCCITRLRATVSDNQLVNEGLLKQSGAAAVVMQGNGVQIIYGPKASSIKSKLDEYLINIPDELDDYQLEKETDHTNLELGNIVDGEVLPIEQAPDQIFSHKLLGDGVMIKPFHGLIVAPCDGEITMIYPTKHAIGMKLDNGYELLIHFGTDTVNLNGTGFEILVKLNQRVQKGDLIWNADLEYIKENALDESILLIFTNLSNDLKIEKEYGKIKSGSTIMKICN from the coding sequence ATGAAGACTAGAGTTTTTGGGATTTTACAAAGGATTGGTCGCAGTTTTATGCTGCCGATTGCAGTATTGCCAATTGCGGGTTTATTTCTGGGAATTGGTAGTTCATTGACTAATGAAACAACTATTTCTTCACTACATTTAGAGGGAGTTTTAGGAAACGGGACTTTTTTACATGACTTTTTAATAATCTTAACTAAAGTGGGGAGTGGCCTTTTTAACAATCTACCACTTATTTTTGCTGCTGCAGTAGCGTTGGGAATGGCGAAAAAGGCGAAAGAAGTAGCCGTTTTATCTTCAATTATTGCTTTTTTTGTTATGCATACAACAATTAGCGGGATGCTTTCATTAAATGGAAGTATTTTAGATAATCAAATAATTAATCCTGATGTTTTAGATGGAACGATTACAGCGGTTTGTGGGATCATGTCATTGGAAATGGGGGTATTTGGTGGAATAATCGTCGGTCTTGGCGTTAGTTATATACATAATCGCTTTTATCAAATTGAATTACCAAGAGCGTTATCTTTTTTTGAAGGAGAACGGTTTATTCCGATAATTTCAACAATAACTTTTTTGTTTGTGGGAATCGTAATGTTTTATGTTTGGCCATTCTTTCAAAATGGTATATATGAATTAGGTAAACTTATCTCAACCTCAGGCTATTTTGGAACCTTTGTTTACGGTGTAATTAAACGGTTACTGGTTCCTTTTGGCTTACATCATGTATTTTATTTACCATTTTGGCAAACTGCAATTGGAGGTTCAATGGTCGTCAATGGGGCGGTAATTTATGGTGGTCAGAATATTTTCTTCGCACAGTTAGCTGATCCAAATATTGTGCATTTTAGTAGCGAGGCTACAAAATATTTTACTGGTGAATTTATTTTTATGATTTTTGGTTTACCGGGAGCAGCATTGGCAATGTATCAGACTGCTAAGCCGGAAAATAAAAAAGCGATTGGAAGTTTGTTGTTCTCAGCGGCTTTAACAAGCATCTTAACGGGAATAACGGAACCAATCGAATTTACTTTTTTGTTTGCTGCTCCACTGTTATTTGGGGTACAAGTTATCTTAGCAGGAAGTGCTTATATGGTTGCTCATATTTTTAATATTGCCGTGGGATTGACCTTTTCTGGAGGTTTATTTGACTTTATTGTTTTTGGTGTATTGCAAGGTAATAGTAAGACTAGCTGGGTATTGCTTATCCCTATTGGAATAATTTATTTCATGCTCTATTATTTTAGTTTTAAATATCTAATTAAAAAATTTGATTTGAAGACTCCAGGTAGAGAGATAGATAATATGAAGTTATCTATCTTTAAGAACCCTAAAGCAAGTCATCGAAAATTGTTAAATAAAGGAATTGAAATTGACAAACAGTCACAATTGATTGTTCGAGGGCTAGGTGGTCGTGATAATTTTACTGACTTAGATTGTTGTATTACCAGATTACGAGCAACAGTTAGTGATAATCAATTAGTAAATGAAGGTTTATTGAAACAATCAGGGGCAGCGGCAGTTGTTATGCAAGGAAATGGAGTTCAGATAATTTATGGTCCTAAAGCATCATCGATCAAATCAAAGCTGGACGAGTATTTAATAAATATTCCTGATGAATTAGATGATTATCAACTGGAAAAAGAGACTGATCATACTAATCTTGAATTAGGCAATATTGTTGATGGTGAGGTTTTGCCAATTGAACAGGCTCCAGATCAAATTTTTTCACATAAGCTGTTAGGTGATGGGGTTATGATCAAGCCATTTCACGGTTTGATCGTTGCCCCTTGTGATGGTGAGATAACAATGATCTATCCAACAAAACATGCAATTGGAATGAAATTAGATAACGGATATGAATTGTTGATTCATTTTGGAACTGATACAGTTAATTTAAATGGAACTGGTTTTGAAATATTAGTTAAATTAAATCAAAGAGTGCAAAAAGGTGATTTAATTTGGAATGCAGATTTAGAGTATATTAAAGAAAATGCTTTAGATGAAAGTATTTTGTTAATATTTACAAATCTATCAAATGATTTAAAGATTGAAAAAGAATATGGTAAAATAAAGAGCGGGAGTACAATTATGAAGATTTGCAACTAG
- a CDS encoding PTS mannose/fructose/sorbose transporter subunit IIC, which translates to MSLITIILIIIIALLAGMEGILDEFQFHQPLVACTLIGLVSGHLTEGIILGGSLQMIALGWANVGAAVAPDAALASVASSIIMVLGLEGGATDVQTAISTAIAVAIPLSVAGLFLTMICRTLTIPIVHFMDGAAEQGNMRAIDMWQILAILLQGIRIAIPAAALCVVPAAVVTDALNQMPPWLSGGMTVGGGMVAAVGYAMVINMMSTKETWPFFALGFVLAAIGELTLIALGAIGVALAIIYLGLKENSGSNGGGSTGSGDPLGDILNDY; encoded by the coding sequence ATGTCTTTAATTACAATAATCTTAATTATTATAATTGCCTTACTAGCGGGGATGGAAGGAATTCTGGATGAGTTCCAATTTCACCAACCGTTAGTGGCATGTACTTTAATCGGTTTAGTAAGTGGTCACTTAACTGAAGGGATTATTCTAGGTGGTTCGCTTCAAATGATTGCATTAGGGTGGGCCAATGTAGGAGCTGCTGTAGCACCAGATGCAGCATTAGCTTCTGTAGCTTCATCAATTATTATGGTATTAGGTTTAGAAGGTGGAGCAACTGATGTGCAAACAGCTATTTCTACTGCAATCGCAGTTGCAATCCCTTTATCAGTAGCAGGTTTATTCTTAACAATGATCTGTCGTACTCTTACAATCCCAATTGTTCACTTTATGGATGGGGCAGCCGAACAAGGAAATATGCGTGCAATCGACATGTGGCAAATTTTAGCAATCTTATTACAAGGAATTCGAATTGCAATTCCTGCTGCAGCACTTTGTGTTGTTCCTGCGGCAGTTGTAACTGATGCATTAAATCAAATGCCACCATGGCTATCTGGCGGAATGACTGTTGGTGGTGGAATGGTAGCGGCAGTTGGTTATGCAATGGTAATCAATATGATGTCTACTAAAGAAACATGGCCATTCTTTGCATTAGGTTTTGTTCTTGCTGCAATCGGTGAATTAACATTGATCGCATTAGGAGCAATTGGTGTTGCTTTAGCAATCATCTATTTAGGATTAAAAGAAAACAGTGGCTCTAATGGTGGCGGTTCAACAGGTTCTGGAGATCCATTAGGCGATATCTTAAATGACTATTAA
- a CDS encoding ABC transporter ATP-binding protein yields the protein MIKIFKNFTKKDWSLIIICLAFIILQVWLDLKLPDYMSKITMLVQTTGSTMDEIIESGVKMLGCALGSLASSVVVAIFAARVATNFAANLRERLFDKVQAFSMEEIGSFSTASLITRSTNDISQIQTLVVMGLQAIIKAPIMAVWAIFKIAGKSWQWTASTGVAVIVLLVIVGSCMIFALPKFKKLQQLTDDLNRVTRENLTGISVVRAYNAENYQENKFENANQELTSANLFANRVMAIMSPGIQGIMSGLTLAIYWIGAILIENAAMMDKLNLFSDMVVFSTYAMQVVMAFMMLVMIFIMFPRASVSSKRIMEVLETVPIINDGTVTVAKPGIKGQIEFKNVSFKYPDAEDYVLQNITFTVAQGETVAFIGSTGCGKSTVINLVPRFYDVTEGEVLVDGINVKAYTQYALHNKIGYVSQKAVLFSGTIESNVAYGDNGRNNNLQNNVIDAIYTAQASDFVEASPRRYNSYVAQGGSNYSGGQKQRISIARAICRQPEIMIFDDSFSALDYKTDQKLREALKKDCCDATKLIVAQRIGTIRDADKIIVLDEGVIVGMGTHEDLMKNCQVYQQIARSQLSKEELE from the coding sequence ATGATAAAAATATTTAAAAACTTTACTAAAAAAGATTGGAGCTTAATTATTATCTGTCTAGCATTTATTATTTTACAAGTATGGTTAGATCTTAAACTCCCAGATTATATGTCAAAAATAACAATGCTAGTCCAAACAACAGGAAGTACAATGGATGAAATAATTGAGTCAGGTGTAAAGATGTTAGGATGTGCATTAGGAAGTTTAGCTTCATCGGTAGTTGTAGCAATCTTTGCAGCAAGGGTAGCTACAAATTTTGCTGCTAATTTAAGAGAGCGATTGTTTGATAAAGTACAAGCTTTTTCAATGGAAGAAATTGGTAGTTTCTCAACAGCAAGTCTGATTACACGTTCAACTAATGATATTTCACAAATTCAAACACTTGTTGTAATGGGATTACAAGCTATTATTAAGGCACCGATTATGGCTGTTTGGGCAATTTTCAAGATTGCTGGTAAAAGCTGGCAATGGACAGCTTCAACGGGTGTAGCTGTAATCGTTTTATTAGTTATTGTAGGAAGTTGCATGATTTTTGCATTACCAAAATTTAAAAAATTACAACAGTTGACAGATGATTTGAATCGGGTTACTCGTGAAAATTTAACGGGAATAAGTGTTGTTCGGGCTTATAATGCTGAGAATTATCAAGAGAATAAATTTGAAAATGCCAATCAGGAGTTAACCTCAGCAAACTTGTTTGCAAACCGAGTTATGGCAATCATGAGTCCAGGAATTCAAGGAATCATGAGTGGTCTGACATTGGCCATTTATTGGATTGGAGCCATCCTGATTGAAAATGCTGCTATGATGGATAAACTAAACTTATTTTCAGATATGGTGGTATTTTCTACATATGCAATGCAAGTAGTTATGGCTTTTATGATGCTTGTTATGATTTTTATAATGTTTCCAAGAGCATCGGTTTCATCAAAGCGAATCATGGAAGTATTAGAAACAGTACCAATAATTAATGATGGTACAGTAACTGTCGCTAAACCGGGTATTAAAGGACAAATTGAATTTAAAAATGTCAGTTTTAAATATCCTGATGCTGAAGATTATGTTTTACAAAATATTACTTTTACTGTTGCTCAAGGAGAAACAGTTGCTTTTATCGGTTCAACTGGATGCGGTAAAAGTACAGTGATTAATCTAGTTCCACGTTTTTATGATGTAACAGAAGGTGAAGTACTCGTAGATGGGATTAATGTTAAAGCTTATACACAATATGCCTTACATAACAAAATCGGTTATGTATCCCAAAAAGCAGTTCTTTTTAGTGGAACTATTGAATCTAATGTTGCCTATGGTGATAATGGTAGAAATAATAATCTTCAAAACAATGTCATTGATGCCATTTATACAGCTCAAGCTTCTGATTTTGTTGAGGCTTCACCACGCCGATATAATAGCTATGTTGCCCAAGGCGGTTCTAATTACTCAGGTGGGCAAAAGCAACGGATTTCTATTGCCCGGGCAATATGTCGTCAACCCGAAATTATGATTTTTGATGATTCGTTTTCTGCACTAGACTATAAAACAGATCAAAAACTTCGAGAAGCTTTAAAGAAAGATTGTTGCGATGCTACCAAATTGATCGTTGCTCAACGAATTGGTACGATTCGAGATGCTGATAAAATTATTGTTCTTGATGAAGGGGTTATTGTAGGGATGGGAACACATGAAGACTTAATGAAGAATTGTCAAGTTTACCAACAAATAGCTCGTTCACAGTTATCAAAGGAG
- a CDS encoding PTS system mannose/fructose/sorbose family transporter subunit IID has product MAEKIKLSKKDRMSVAWRHQFLQGSWNYERMQNGGWCYSIIPAIKKLYPNKEDKVAALKRHMEFYNTHPYVSAPVMGVTLALEEERANGAEINDTAIQGVKVGMMGPLAGVGDPVFWFTLRPILGALGASLALSGNIIGPLIFFFAWNIIRIAFLWYTQEFGYKVGTSIAQDLSGGLLGKITQGASILGMFIIGSLVQRWVSITFTPVVSTVTQSKGAYIDWNSLPSGVDGIKSALEQFASLGSNGLNVEKVTTLQQNLDQLIPGLSALLLTLLCCWLLKKKVSPIVIIVALFIIGILARLGGIM; this is encoded by the coding sequence ATGGCAGAAAAAATTAAATTATCAAAAAAAGATCGTATGTCTGTTGCTTGGCGTCATCAGTTCCTTCAAGGTTCTTGGAACTATGAACGTATGCAAAATGGTGGTTGGTGTTATTCAATTATCCCAGCAATCAAAAAATTATATCCAAATAAGGAAGATAAAGTAGCGGCTTTAAAAAGACATATGGAATTTTACAATACTCATCCATATGTATCAGCGCCAGTCATGGGTGTTACATTAGCATTAGAAGAGGAACGTGCTAATGGAGCAGAAATCAATGATACTGCAATCCAAGGTGTAAAAGTTGGGATGATGGGTCCTTTAGCTGGGGTTGGAGATCCTGTCTTCTGGTTTACTCTTAGACCAATTTTAGGAGCATTAGGTGCTTCTCTAGCATTAAGTGGTAATATTATTGGTCCATTAATCTTTTTCTTTGCATGGAATATCATTCGTATCGCATTTTTGTGGTATACACAAGAATTTGGATATAAAGTTGGTACTTCAATTGCACAAGACTTATCTGGTGGATTATTAGGTAAAATTACTCAAGGTGCTTCAATTCTTGGGATGTTCATTATCGGATCATTAGTACAACGTTGGGTAAGTATTACTTTTACTCCGGTTGTATCAACTGTTACGCAGTCAAAGGGCGCATATATTGATTGGAATAGTTTGCCTTCTGGTGTAGACGGGATCAAATCAGCATTAGAACAGTTTGCATCATTAGGATCTAATGGTTTAAATGTTGAGAAAGTTACGACCCTACAACAAAATTTAGATCAACTTATTCCAGGTTTATCAGCATTATTATTAACATTATTATGCTGTTGGCTATTGAAAAAGAAAGTATCACCAATCGTTATTATCGTTGCTTTATTCATTATCGGAATTCTTGCACGTCTTGGTGGAATAATGTAA
- a CDS encoding PRD domain-containing protein, protein MYKIIKVLNNNTILACNETEEVIIMYKGIGFSKKVDDYFEVPRNAKKFLMQKGYKAKSGSNDIINYIDPVYLEIASEIIRLIIEKFGKIDNDILLPLADHIYFAIKRMDENIMPLNPFINDIRLLFPDEYEVALEGREVINKFISRMINDDEVGFITLHIHSAISSNQVAESMEATRIIHESIIKLENDLNIVIDIQSVSYARLMNHIKFLILRLNKNEELQMDISEFTKDKFPFAYEQASNMCEALSKVLKKKLPETEVGYLALHLERILSSI, encoded by the coding sequence ATGTATAAGATCATTAAAGTATTAAATAATAATACTATTTTAGCTTGTAATGAGACTGAAGAAGTTATTATTATGTATAAAGGAATTGGATTTTCAAAGAAAGTGGATGATTATTTTGAAGTACCACGGAATGCTAAAAAATTTCTTATGCAAAAGGGATATAAAGCTAAAAGTGGTTCAAATGATATAATCAATTATATTGATCCAGTTTATTTAGAAATAGCATCAGAGATTATTAGACTGATAATAGAGAAATTTGGAAAAATTGATAATGATATCTTATTACCATTAGCGGATCATATCTATTTTGCAATAAAGCGAATGGATGAAAATATAATGCCTTTAAATCCATTTATCAATGATATTCGTTTGCTGTTTCCTGATGAATATGAGGTTGCATTAGAAGGACGGGAAGTAATTAATAAGTTTATATCACGAATGATCAATGATGATGAAGTTGGCTTTATTACACTACATATTCATTCAGCAATTTCTTCTAATCAAGTTGCTGAGTCAATGGAGGCAACACGAATTATTCATGAAAGTATTATTAAATTAGAAAATGATCTTAATATTGTTATTGATATTCAATCAGTTTCATATGCTCGATTAATGAATCATATTAAATTTTTAATTTTAAGATTAAATAAAAATGAAGAATTGCAGATGGATATAAGTGAATTTACTAAAGATAAGTTTCCTTTTGCATATGAACAGGCAAGTAACATGTGTGAAGCATTATCAAAGGTTTTAAAAAAGAAATTACCAGAGACAGAAGTAGGATATCTGGCATTACATTTGGAAAGAATATTGTCAAGTATTTAA
- a CDS encoding mannose/fructose/sorbose PTS transporter subunit IIA, giving the protein MVGIILASHGEFANGILQSGAMIFGDQVDVKAVTLQPSEGPDDLKAKMEAAIATFENQDEVLFLVDLWGGTPFNQANGLIAGHEDKWAIVTGLNLPMLIETYASRMSMETAHEIAKHVTEVAREGVKVKPEELEPETKVAAQAINTQSQGAIPEGTVLGDGHIKYVLARIDTRLLHGQVATTWTKTTQPNRIIVVSDAVSKDKLRKQMIEQAAPPGVKANVVPIDKMIQVAKDPRFGNTKAMLLFETPQDALRAIEGGVDIKELNIGSMAHSIGKVVVNKAIAMGPEDIETIEKIKAKGITFNVRKVPSDSNENIDTLLKKAKAELKNV; this is encoded by the coding sequence ATGGTAGGAATTATTCTTGCTAGTCATGGTGAGTTTGCTAACGGGATTCTACAATCCGGGGCAATGATCTTTGGAGATCAAGTCGATGTAAAAGCAGTTACTTTGCAACCAAGTGAAGGACCTGATGATCTTAAAGCAAAAATGGAAGCGGCAATAGCTACTTTTGAAAATCAAGACGAAGTACTATTTTTAGTTGATTTATGGGGTGGTACACCATTTAATCAGGCTAATGGATTAATTGCTGGTCATGAAGATAAGTGGGCAATCGTTACGGGTTTAAATTTACCAATGCTGATTGAGACTTATGCTTCTAGAATGTCGATGGAAACAGCGCATGAAATTGCTAAACATGTTACTGAAGTTGCTAGAGAAGGGGTAAAAGTAAAACCTGAAGAATTAGAACCAGAAACGAAAGTAGCGGCTCAAGCTATTAATACACAGTCACAAGGAGCTATTCCTGAGGGAACTGTATTAGGGGATGGACATATTAAATATGTTCTGGCACGAATTGACACGCGTTTATTGCATGGTCAAGTTGCAACTACTTGGACTAAAACAACACAACCAAATCGAATCATCGTTGTTTCTGATGCTGTTTCAAAAGATAAATTACGGAAACAGATGATTGAACAAGCCGCGCCACCAGGAGTTAAGGCTAATGTTGTTCCAATTGATAAAATGATTCAAGTGGCTAAAGATCCACGTTTTGGTAATACCAAAGCAATGTTATTATTTGAAACACCTCAAGATGCATTACGGGCAATCGAAGGCGGTGTAGATATTAAAGAATTAAATATTGGTTCAATGGCTCATTCAATTGGTAAAGTGGTAGTAAATAAAGCTATTGCAATGGGGCCGGAAGATATTGAAACAATTGAAAAAATTAAAGCTAAAGGAATTACTTTTAATGTTCGTAAAGTACCAAGTGATTCAAATGAAAATATTGATACGCTTTTAAAGAAAGCAAAAGCAGAATTGAAAAATGTTTAA
- a CDS encoding sensor histidine kinase: protein MMNRKKAPPRALLTLIFTIVVFIILVVTMIIVGCVIFFLTQIGVLGISQTASAPIHFQIIIFAMTSIVIGTIVAALGSHFPLRPLNTLIEAMNQLAHGKYDIRINLGKHRISQELTDSFNTMAEELENTEMLRTNFINDFSHEFKTPIVSIKGFAKLLQKDNLDQKTHDKYLQIIETESSRLADMATNVLNLNKIEKQTILSNITSFNLSEQIRNCLLLLEKKWSNKNLNLIIDFDEHQIAGNQELLYQVWINLLDNAIKFAPRDGKLGIKIIHNQSDYQILISNNGPKITDEEKKYLYNKFYQGDTSHATEGTGIGLAIVKKIVSLHSGTIDVDSNKNETTFIVTLPLNL, encoded by the coding sequence ATGATGAATCGTAAAAAAGCACCGCCACGAGCATTACTAACTTTAATATTTACGATTGTAGTATTTATAATTTTAGTAGTTACTATGATAATCGTTGGATGTGTAATATTTTTCTTAACACAAATCGGTGTATTAGGAATATCACAAACTGCATCGGCTCCAATTCATTTTCAAATTATTATCTTTGCAATGACAAGTATTGTTATTGGGACAATAGTTGCAGCACTTGGGAGTCACTTTCCACTCAGACCATTAAATACATTAATTGAAGCAATGAATCAGTTAGCTCATGGAAAATATGATATTCGCATTAATTTAGGGAAGCACCGTATTTCACAGGAATTAACAGACAGTTTTAATACAATGGCTGAGGAACTAGAAAATACTGAAATGTTACGAACTAATTTTATTAATGATTTTTCACATGAATTTAAGACACCGATTGTATCAATTAAAGGATTTGCCAAATTATTACAAAAAGATAATCTTGATCAAAAAACGCATGATAAATATTTACAAATTATTGAAACTGAATCTAGTCGTTTAGCAGATATGGCTACTAATGTATTAAATCTAAATAAGATTGAAAAACAGACAATACTAAGTAATATTACTAGTTTCAATTTATCGGAGCAAATTCGTAATTGTCTTCTTTTATTAGAAAAGAAATGGTCTAATAAAAATTTGAATCTAATTATTGATTTTGATGAACATCAAATAGCTGGGAATCAAGAGTTATTGTATCAAGTATGGATTAATTTACTTGATAATGCAATTAAGTTTGCCCCAAGAGATGGTAAATTAGGAATTAAAATTATTCATAATCAAAGTGATTATCAAATCTTAATTAGCAATAATGGACCTAAAATTACTGATGAAGAGAAAAAATATCTTTATAATAAATTTTATCAAGGAGATACTTCACATGCTACTGAGGGAACAGGAATCGGGCTTGCTATCGTTAAGAAAATTGTTAGTCTTCATAGTGGTACTATCGATGTTGATAGCAATAAAAATGAAACAACTTTTATTGTAACATTGCCTCTCAATTTGTAA
- a CDS encoding response regulator transcription factor, translating to MFHILVVDDDKNTRQLIKAVLETENYIVIGATDGEDALKVLDRSHIDLVILDVMMPKMDGYEFTEILRRVQNELPILMVSAKQLPADRNKGFIVGTDDFMTKPFDEEELLLRVKALLRRAKIVNEHRIIIGEVILDYDSLTVKRKNTCQELPQKEFMLLYKLLSYPGKIFTRIQLMDEIWGVDSDTGWETVTVHVARLRKRFEDWPEFEIISVRGLGYKAVRNDES from the coding sequence ATGTTTCATATTCTTGTTGTTGATGACGATAAAAATACTCGCCAATTGATCAAGGCTGTTTTAGAAACAGAAAATTATATTGTTATAGGTGCAACTGATGGCGAAGATGCTTTAAAGGTTTTGGATAGAAGTCATATTGATTTGGTAATTTTAGATGTAATGATGCCCAAAATGGATGGTTATGAGTTTACTGAAATATTACGTAGAGTACAAAATGAACTACCTATTTTAATGGTTTCAGCAAAACAATTACCTGCTGATCGAAATAAGGGATTTATAGTTGGAACAGATGATTTTATGACCAAGCCGTTTGACGAAGAGGAATTACTCTTACGTGTTAAGGCATTATTACGGCGGGCTAAGATTGTAAATGAGCATCGAATTATAATTGGTGAAGTTATTTTAGATTATGATTCACTAACAGTGAAGCGAAAAAATACCTGTCAGGAATTACCCCAAAAAGAATTTATGCTTTTATATAAGCTGCTTTCATATCCGGGTAAAATTTTCACGCGAATACAATTAATGGATGAAATATGGGGTGTTGATAGCGATACTGGATGGGAAACTGTCACGGTTCATGTCGCTCGATTGCGAAAACGATTTGAAGATTGGCCAGAGTTTGAAATTATCTCAGTTAGAGGACTTGGCTATAAGGCGGTAAGAAATGATGAATCGTAA
- a CDS encoding DUF956 family protein, which translates to MVQSLNTKVDLTVKATSYLGLANYGEVMVGDKAFEFYNEKNIRDYIQIPWEEVNCVMASVMFKGKWIPRFAVVTKNNGNFTFSSRDNKALLRAINKYIPSENLVRSLSFFQVIKRGLKSLFRKKSRQ; encoded by the coding sequence ATGGTACAATCTTTAAATACTAAAGTAGATTTAACAGTCAAAGCAACTTCTTATCTTGGTCTTGCTAATTACGGAGAAGTCATGGTAGGCGATAAAGCATTTGAATTCTATAATGAAAAAAATATTAGAGATTATATTCAAATTCCATGGGAAGAAGTTAATTGTGTAATGGCTTCAGTTATGTTTAAAGGAAAATGGATTCCTCGCTTTGCCGTTGTTACCAAAAATAATGGGAATTTTACTTTCTCATCACGCGATAATAAAGCATTATTACGTGCTATTAATAAATATATTCCCTCAGAAAATTTAGTTCGATCACTTAGTTTTTTTCAAGTAATCAAGCGAGGGTTGAAATCATTGTTTAGAAAAAAATCTAGACAATAA